A single window of Nitrospinota bacterium DNA harbors:
- a CDS encoding FdhF/YdeP family oxidoreductase: MALKKRRSAGGWGAILSSLKWARRAGGLLPMMRALATRNSCKSCALGMGGQQGGMRNEKGSFPEVCNKSFLAQASDMQGAIPSSFFDDHDVSALSRWSARDLELSGRLTQPMLCQPDATHYRAISWDEAIDHIVEKLKTTLPDRTFFYSSGRSSNEAGFLLQLFARSFGTNNVNNCSYYCHQASGVGLTQSIGTSTATVQLEDLDSADLIFLIGANPPTNHPRFMRTLMEIRRRGGKVIVINPVQEPGLENFAVPSDIRSLLFGSEIASTYIQPHIGGDIALLKGIGKALLSISENEPEILARDFIENHTNDYSAYKYDLEETSWESLETHSGVSRQLMQELANQYEKAKNVVFAWAMGITHHSHGVANVQSIVNLALMRGMVGRKNAGLLPLRGHSNVQGIGSLGFTPELKKQFFDNLESFGNISLPSQKGLDTLACMEASHEGKFDFAWNLGGNLFGSNPDSHFSREALSTIDFVLYMNTTLNTGHFQGRGKTTLILPVLARDEEQQPTTQESMFSYVRMSDGGKPRHIGPRSEVSVITDVAAKLFERHPVSWNDLKVHENIRKMIGSIVPGFEKLKAIDKSRKEFHIEGRILHSPQFPTKNGKANFQVCSVPEMFHAGEEKNAFQLMTVRSEGQFNTVVYELQDRYRGIESREVVLMNPEDIKSLGFQEGEKVTVENATGKMSGLKITSFSIKPGNILMYYPEANVLVPRHYDNQSKTPSFKSVRVRVNKEG; this comes from the coding sequence ATGGCTTTAAAAAAGCGCCGATCGGCAGGAGGCTGGGGAGCCATCCTTTCCTCCTTAAAATGGGCCAGGCGGGCAGGAGGATTGTTGCCCATGATGCGGGCCCTGGCGACCCGAAACAGCTGTAAGAGTTGCGCCCTCGGCATGGGCGGACAACAAGGGGGAATGCGAAACGAAAAGGGAAGTTTTCCGGAAGTATGTAATAAGTCCTTTCTCGCCCAGGCGTCGGATATGCAAGGCGCCATACCATCCAGTTTTTTCGACGATCATGATGTCTCGGCTTTATCCCGATGGTCTGCTCGCGATCTTGAACTGAGCGGACGCTTGACTCAGCCGATGCTCTGCCAACCGGACGCCACCCATTATCGCGCCATTTCATGGGATGAGGCGATTGACCACATCGTTGAAAAATTAAAAACAACGCTTCCAGATCGTACATTTTTTTACTCCAGCGGACGCTCCTCCAATGAAGCCGGATTCCTTCTCCAGCTCTTTGCCCGGTCTTTCGGAACAAATAATGTAAACAACTGTTCCTACTATTGCCATCAGGCTTCTGGAGTCGGCTTGACCCAAAGCATCGGCACCAGTACGGCTACGGTCCAACTGGAGGACCTTGATTCTGCGGATCTGATTTTTTTAATTGGAGCCAACCCCCCAACCAATCATCCTCGCTTCATGCGCACACTCATGGAAATCCGCAGGCGAGGCGGCAAGGTCATAGTCATCAATCCGGTCCAGGAACCGGGACTTGAAAATTTTGCCGTGCCTTCGGATATCAGAAGCCTGCTCTTTGGATCGGAAATTGCCAGCACCTACATTCAACCTCATATCGGCGGCGATATCGCGCTTTTAAAGGGAATCGGCAAAGCGCTATTGAGCATTTCGGAAAACGAACCTGAAATCCTCGCCCGCGATTTCATTGAAAACCACACCAATGATTATTCCGCTTATAAATACGATCTTGAGGAAACCTCCTGGGAGTCTCTGGAGACTCACTCCGGGGTCTCCCGGCAACTCATGCAGGAACTTGCCAATCAATACGAAAAGGCCAAAAATGTCGTCTTCGCCTGGGCGATGGGCATCACCCATCATTCTCACGGCGTCGCAAATGTTCAATCTATCGTCAATCTGGCATTGATGCGCGGCATGGTGGGCCGTAAAAATGCGGGTCTTCTACCTTTGAGAGGCCACAGCAATGTGCAGGGAATTGGTTCCCTTGGATTCACCCCGGAATTAAAGAAACAATTTTTTGACAACCTGGAATCTTTTGGCAATATTTCCCTGCCGTCCCAAAAAGGTTTGGACACGTTGGCATGCATGGAAGCCAGTCACGAAGGGAAATTTGATTTCGCCTGGAATCTGGGAGGCAACCTGTTTGGGTCCAATCCCGATTCCCATTTTTCCAGGGAAGCTCTCAGCACTATTGATTTTGTTTTATACATGAACACTACTTTAAACACGGGTCATTTTCAAGGCCGGGGCAAAACCACACTCATCCTCCCGGTTTTGGCACGCGATGAAGAACAACAACCCACAACCCAGGAGAGCATGTTCAGTTATGTCCGTATGAGTGATGGCGGCAAACCTCGGCATATTGGGCCTCGAAGCGAAGTGAGCGTGATTACAGACGTTGCCGCAAAGCTGTTTGAACGGCATCCTGTTTCCTGGAATGATCTCAAGGTGCATGAAAATATTCGAAAAATGATCGGCTCCATTGTTCCCGGATTTGAAAAGTTGAAAGCAATAGATAAAAGCCGTAAGGAATTTCATATTGAAGGAAGAATTTTACATTCGCCACAGTTCCCAACTAAAAATGGAAAAGCTAATTTTCAGGTATGTTCTGTTCCTGAAATGTTCCATGCAGGCGAAGAAAAAAACGCCTTCCAACTCATGACTGTTCGGTCGGAGGGTCAATTCAATACCGTCGTGTACGAATTACAGGATCGTTACCGTGGCATTGAATCGAGAGAAGTGGTGCTGATGAACCCGGAGGATATAAAATCCCTGGGATTCCAGGAGGGAGAAAAAGTAACGGTGGAGAACGCTACGGGTAAGATGTCGGGATTAAAAATTACTTCTTTCTCAATAAAACCAGGAAATATTTTGATGTACTACCCGGAAGCAAATGTTCTGGTACCAAGGCATTACGATAATCAATCCAAGACACCTTCGTTTAAATCGGTTCGGGTGCGGGTAAACAAGGAGGGTTGA